The following proteins are co-located in the Microplitis demolitor isolate Queensland-Clemson2020A chromosome 3, iyMicDemo2.1a, whole genome shotgun sequence genome:
- the LOC103572986 gene encoding tektin-4-like yields the protein MLNRQYLDLRCSSNDPGRVRDERSRIDERPTAENLTPSPKIEPCGIENFNYKPEAGDCPTVDALRERTADDGKPPAYFPQPDDNIPAIDEGPMGPVGPWATGRPVFSPRSGMTGLRPVVDRYSMTRYTPAQWRSHNQTFFDQSSRMINNARTLAKNVREHNKIIYRETDKNQLENRDRLSGRAGEIHHWKTELERALIELTDEIELLETEHRRVKQSLSVLTIPESIAGEFLQIRSTRMEPDLVRDKVEDELVKEVALCAVVRDVLNKTRESIEDELSELKAVKTRLEFDLTDKVDAYANDSTCVGFTNDSPLIMMKPGATRVPPEQSSPEGYDNFTKENLITCENIRQKSTSLRATLNDTYLRVVRDLRQQATQVDLALTENVNVTEQVCQALEKELVNCLNQLSDTEKLIEELRGANRGLKDAMKVAQTRLSIRLERRNVENCRDIPQYGLIEEVKTIGENLTSMADQLRQAEETQAGLVKSRGDLEREIMVKRKTLYIDRDRGQLLRSFYPSAEALSGHV from the exons ATGCTGAACCGTCAGTATCTGGACTTGAGATGCAGCTCAAATGACCCAGGGAGGGTCCGTGATGAACGATCTCGTATTGACGAACGTCCGACGGCTGAAAATTTAACCCCTAGTCCGAAAATAGAACCTTGTGGCATTGAAAACTTTAATTACAAGCCG gaaGCAGGAGATTGTCCAACGGTTGATGCATTAAGAGAACGTACAGCAGACGATGGAAAACCTCCAGCGTATTTTCCTCAACCCGACGACAATATTCCAGCAATCGATGAAGGACCGATGGGTCCAGTGGGTCCTTGGGCAACTGGTCGGCCTGTTTTTTCTCCTAGGTCTGGAATGACTGGCTTGAGGCCGGTTGTTGATCGTTACTCTATGACTCGGTACACTCCCGCTCAGTGGCGGAGTCataatcaaactttttttgatcAATCAAGTCGAATGATTAATAACGCCAG gACATTGGCGAAGAATGTACGAGAgcataacaaaataatttatagagaaACAGACAAAAATCAACTGGAGAATAGAGACAGATTGAGTGGACGAGCTGGAGAAATTCATCACTGGAAAACGGAGCTCGAGCGTGCACTTATTGAACTCACTGACGAGATTGAATTACTTGAAACTGAGCATCGACGTGTTAAGCAATCACTCTCGGTGTTGACTATTCCTGAGTCAATTGCTGGTGAATTTTTGCAAATACGGTCAACAAGAATGGAACCTGATCTTGTACGTGATAAAGTTGAAGATGAACTTGTAAAG gaGGTAGCATTGTGCGCTGTTGTAAGAGATGTACTTAATAAAACCCGTGAATCAATAGAAGATGAATTATCGGAATTAAAAGCTGTTAAAACACGCCTTGAATTTGATTTAACCGATAAAGTTGATGCTTATGCTAATGATTCAACGTGTGTTGGATTTACTAATGATTCTCCGTTAATTATGATGAAGCCTGGAGCTACGAGAGTTCCACCTGA GCAATCATCGCCAGAAGGATatgataattttacaaaagaaaatttgataaCTTGCGAAAATATTCGACAAAAATCGACATCTCTAAGAGCAACTTTAAATGATACTTATTTGCGAGTTGTCAGAGATTTGCGACAACAAGCGACTCAAGTTGACTTGGCATTGACGGAAAATGTCAATGTCACTGAACAAGTTTGCCAGGCATTGGAAAAAGAATTAGTTAAT tgtctGAATCAATTATCAGATaccgaaaaattaattgaagaatTGCGAGGAGCAAATAGAGGTTTGAAAGATGCTATGAAAGTGGCACAAACACGTTTGAGTATTCGGCTCGAGCGTAGAAATGTTGAAAATTGTCGTGACATTCCACAATATgg ATTGATTGAAGAAGTGAAAACTATCGGAGAAAATTTAACGTCAATGGCTGATCAATTGCGACAAGCGGAGGAAACACAGGCGGGTCTAGTAAAATCCCGCGGTGACTTGGAACGTGAAATAATGGTAAAGAGAAAAACTCTTTACATAGATAGAGATCGTGGACAATTGTTACGTTCATTCTACCCCTCAGCAGAAGCATTGTCTGGCCACGTATAA
- the LOC103572985 gene encoding tektin-4-like, with protein MSSSKTRCETSKKFYAQDCLDRNSVYFDDKESSENNEIKLSTREQNLYYPPKNPEEGLPEPQELEENEEEELCRDSILTSVGCLSSLPLDKWTNLAQQTRTRPSVDKFTVSRFSPAEWYLHNEAVSRDADGSINDIKNIAFTSQQTENEIYNRVDENDLDNKYYLTVNARNLFNSKRELERINKDVTDELESTKNLIQQLMKSNRAVQSIINIDQDLKRVRNTRSEEDLVHDSVTEEILKDAKQRLEYDWSNKKDAYDIDTVCIGLNNNSKTIQWKPGCAQLPAGQCTPVGHEQLTKESIAYTQISINRSRVLKLNIKDHIDRFVKCLLLQACQVDVALANKFNETDQACRRLERALLECLKSLADSEKVIVDTSKAIRKLDAPIKCAQTRLNMRLRRQDIEQCRDFTQFSLIDQVKDVSDGVSALSSKINLTKDKSEELNNSYKKIQHEIMVKRKSLWIDGERCRAMRSFYPSEQTLYGYQ; from the exons atgtctagTAGCAAAACAAGATGTGaaacatcgaaaaaattttatgcacaGGATTGTCTTGATAGAAATTCAGTTTATTTTGATGACAAAGAATCTTCAgagaataatgaaataaaattaagcacAAGAGaacaaaatttgtattatCCTCCAAAAAATCCTGAAGAG ggATTACCAGAACCGCAAGAATtagaagaaaatgaagaagaagaattgTGTAGAGATTCAATTTTAACATCAGTTGGTTGTTTATCAAGTTTGCCACTCGATAAATGGACAAATCTTGCTCAGCAAACGAGAACTAGACCATCAGTAGATAAATTTACCGTTTCACGATTTAGTCCCGCCGAATGGTATTTACACAATGAGGCTGTATCGCGAGACGCTGATGGATCGATTAATGAtatcaa aAATATAGCTTTTACATCACAACAAACAGAAAACGAAATTTACAATCGCGTTGATGAAAATGATttggataataaatattacttaacAGTTAACGCgcggaatttatttaattcgaaGCGCGAATTGGAGCGCATTAACAAAGACGTAACGGATGAATTAGagagtacaaaaaatttaatacaacaaTTGATGAAGAGCAATCGTGCAGTACAATCAATCATAAATATCGACCAGGATTTAAAGCGTGTGAGAAATACGAGATCAGAAGAAGATCTTGTTCATGATTCAGTTACTGAAGAAAtacttaaa GATGCAAAACAACGACTGGAATATGATTggtcaaataaaaaagacgCTTATGATATTGATACAGTTTGCATCGGTTTAAACAATAACTCTAAAACAATCCAATGGAAACCAGGATGTGCTCAATTGCCAGCTGG acAATGTACACCAGTAGGACATGAACAATTAACCAAAGAATCAATAGCGTACACTCAAATATCAATCAATAGATCTAGagtacttaaattaaatattaaagatcaTATTGATAGATTTGTTAAATGTTTACTACTCCAAGCTTGTCAAGTAGACGTTGCTTTAGCTAATAAATTCAACGAAACTGATCAAGCTTGCAGAAGACTTGAACGTGCTTTACTTGAg tgtctAAAATCCTTAGCTGATTCTGAAAAAGTTATTGTAGATACGTCTAAGGCAATAAGAAAATTAGACGCGCCAATTAAATGCGCTCAGACTCGTTTGAATATGCGTTTGAGACGTCAAGATATTGAGCAGTGTCGAGATTTTACACAATTTAG TTTAATTGATCAAGTTAAAGATGTTTCCGATGGTGTAAGTGCACtatcaagtaaaataaatctaactaAAGATAAAAGCGAAGAACTAAATaactcatataaaaaaattcaacacgAAATAATGGTAAAACGAAAAAGTTTATGGATCGATGGTGAACGATGCCGAGCAATGAGATCATTCTACCCTTCAGAACAAACTCTCTACGgctatcaataa